The genomic segment gcaagccgcagtgcgacacgtctTTGCGGagaagtaccccacaaatgtctcCAACATTCGCAGGAagtaaccactgctgaaattttttgtgatgttcCGGCCATGATTCTAACCCATGTGTCCAGCGGCATAGCAGAACGTGATAATCTTCGAGCTACGATGGCCACTAACCCATCGACACAATTCAACTAAAATCTGTCATTCTCAATTATTTCAATAATATCACATTCAAtatagcaaacaagtaaaaaggcattaaattcggccgggccgaagtttgcatacccaccacctcgggtatatatgaaatccccctttcgtcacaatccggtgaaaattgtgtaaattatgcacccaaattccacacggatattgagtagtctaattttatttcaaatttcaataaaatggggtaaaaaataaagctttaatgagcTTCAGATTCAGCTTTAATCGGCACataggtctaaatggcagctatatctgaatacagtccgatctttaccatatttggttcggatggCGGGGGGCCTAAAACTATTtactgctttaaatttctgcgaaatcggataaaaaataaaggttttatacgcttcagaccctatagcgggatatcggtctgtatggcagccttatctaaatatagtccgatctgacccatattttgGACGGATGTCGAAAGAACTAAGACTAtccactgtttcatatttcaacgaaatctggcAGCAAATAGAGCTTTTACGGgcatcagacccttaatcggcagatcggtctatatggcagctatatctaaatatagaccgatttaatccatatttaggtcagatatcaggaggcttaagattaccctctgtttcaaatttcagcgcaatcgggttataaagggtgatttttttgaggttaggattttcatgcattagtatttgacagatcacgtgggatttcagacatggtgtcaaagagaaagatgctcagtatgctttgacatttcatcatgaatagacttactaacgagcaacgcttgcaaatcattgaattttattaccaaaatcagtgttcggttcgaaatgtgttcaaattttgacaaattttgttcagcgatgaggctcattgctggttgaatggctacgtaaataagcaaaattgccgcatttggagtgaagagcaaccagaagccgttcaagaactgcccatgcatcccgaaaaatgcactgtttggtgtggtttgtacgctggtggaatcattggaccgtattttttcaaagatgctgttggacgcaacgttacggtgaatgaacacatttcgaaccgaacactgattttggtaataaaattcaatgatttgcaagcgttgctcgttagtaagtctattcatgatgaaatgtcaaagcatactgagcatctttctctttgacaccatgtctgaaatcccacgtgatctgtcaaatactaatgcatgaaaatcctaacctcaaaaaaatcaccctttatataaagcttttatgggcttcagactcttaatcgggagatcggtctatatggcagctatatctaaatatagtccgatctgaagcatatttgggtcctatattagtaggcgtaaaactacccactgttttaaatttcacccaaataggttaaaaaataaagattttatgtgcttcagacacttaatcgggagatcggtctatatggccgctatatttaaatatagtcagatttaatccatattttgatcagatgtcaggaggcttaagattaCCCTTagcatcaaatttcagcgaaatccggttataaataaagtttttattcgcttcagaccctatatcgggatatcggtctgtatggcagctgtatctaaatttagtccgacccgacccatatttgggacggatgtcggaagaactaagactacccactgtttcaaatttcaacgaaatcgggtaacaaatagagcttttacgggcatcagaccctttatcggcagatcggtctatatggcagctatatctaaatatagtccgatctgatccatatttgagtcctatgttaggaagcgtaaaactactcaatgtttcaaatttcagcggaatcggttaaaaaataaaggttttaatagctttagaccctttatcggcagatcggtctatatgacagctatatctaaatatagtccgatctgaagcatatttgggtcctacattaggaggcgtaaaactactcactgttttaaatttcagccaaatcggttaaaaaataaagattttatgggcttcagacacttaatcgggagatcggtctatatggcagctatatttaaatatagtcagatttaATTCATATGTtgatcagatgtcaggaggcttaagattaCCCtcagcttcaaatttcagcgaaatcgggttataaataaagtttttattcgcttcagaccctatatcgggatatcggtctgaatggcagctgtatctaaatatagtccgatccgacccatatttgggacggatgtcggaagaactaagactacccactgtttcaaatttcaacgaaatcgggtaacaaatagagcttttacgggcatcagaccctttatcggcagatcggtctatatggcagctatacctagaTTTAgcccgatttgatccatattcaggtcagatatcaggaggcttaagataaccctctgtttcaaatttcagccaaatcggttaaaaaataaagattttatgggctttagaccctaaatcgggagatcggtctatatggcagctatatataaatatagtccgatatgtaccatatttgggtcagatgtcgggaagccttaaactactcactgtttcaaatttgagagaaatcggatgaaaaataaagcatttaaaagcattagaccctttatcggaaaatcggtctatttaacagctatatccaaatttggtccgatttggcccgttcaagattTTAACCAGCGTGAATCTCAAAatagtatctgtgccaaatttcaattattttgtttttatttttaaccgatttcgctgaaatttgaaacagtgagtagttttaggcctctcaacataggatccaaatatggttcagatcggactatctttagatatagctgtcatatagaccgatctgctgataaagggtctgaagcccattaaagctttatttattgcccgatttcgctgaaattttagacagtgagtaggttaaggcctTCCAAcgttcgacccaaatatggttctgatcggactatatttagatatagctgtcatatggaccgatctgctgataaggagtctaaagcccataaatgcgTCAAATTTTAACCTaaaccgctgaaattttaaacagtaggttattttaaacctcccgacatctgacctaaatatggttcagaacggactatatttagatatagctgtcatatagaccgatctcccgataaagggtctgaagcataTAAATGCtctaatttttaaccgatttcgctgaaatgtgaaacagtgagttgttttaggccttccaacataggatccaagtatggttcagatcggactatatttagatatagctgctatatacaccgatctcccgatgaagggtcggaagcccataaatgctttaatttataaccgatttcgccgaaatttgaagcagtgagttgttttaggcctccgaacataggacccaaatatggttcagatcggactttatttagctatagctctcatatagaccgatctcccaataaagggtctgaagcccataaatgatttatttattacccaatttcgttgaaatttaagatagtgagtaggttaaggccCCCCAACATTCGAATCAAATATGGTTctaatcagactatatttaaatatagctgccatttagaccgatttgcctaTAAAGGGGCTGAAGCCCAttgaagctttatttattacccgatttcgttgaaatttgatgtagtgagttgtattgagcctcccgatatccgaccttaatatggttcagatcggtttatatttggatatagctgctaaaaagaccaatattttgttctacaaaatcgaacagtttattagaccactcaatatccgtgccgaatttgagtgcttaagttatctaattttcaccgaattgttacgaaaggggcttaacatatatactcgaggtggtggctatctaaagttcggcccggacgaacataatgcctttttaatcgtttttttattaataaaacgcAGATGCTCTTTCAATGTCCAAAAGGtgtttatttattgattttaaaagaaaataaaaagaaatgtaATTAGCTGGAAAATAAGGTTTATATGCATGAGGTAGCTTTCCAAATAGCTTGACAGATTTAAAGGAAAGAAATTCTGCAAACTTGTAAATCACGGCTACCCGGCTCCTTTATTCTGTCCAGCGATGGGTGCAATTCTGATTGGTGCACACATAGTACAGTCTCATTTCCTCTTCAGCACGTCGAGTCTGGGCCTGGAAAAATACTGACTCGCGATGTCCACATTTGGGGCACTCATGATCTTCAGTGCGCGGCAGTGTTGGATCTGATATGACATCAGGACAGATGTGAGTCAACTCATCGATTTCGTGCATAATTTTGTTCACATAAATGCAATTGGAGTCGGCTTCCTGGCGATAATCACAATTGCGGCAGGCATACATAAGAACTTTGGCCTccttgtcctctttggggtacAACATGTTGTTGCACTCTTGACAGAAACGAATGCCAACATAGCCGGGACCTTCACTGGCAGCAGCATCAAATGACAAAGACATTGTTGTAATGCGTATGGGTTTAAGGTCAAAAAGTGTTGATCTCCAAGGTCTGCAATTGAAAAAAGAACATAATTGCCAATTTTATTTGTATGATAGTTGTGAATATGGTAAACTGATTCCGCTGGCATTGATTTGTCTTTCCATAATGACTAAATCTTCTTGATAGTTTTTGAGAGTATCGGTCTTGAATTCGGAAAACTTGCTTCTTAatgaattattgaatttttttggctttttgagTGCACATTTTCTTCCCAATTTTgtttgcaatattgaatgtaaagTTATGTTGCAAATGCTAACAATTTATACAATTCACTTCTTGCCTTTGTAGAGacttcaattttcatttaattcggTGGCTATTATATTCGTAGCGAACAAGATCCACTAACATAATTCTCCTTCTTTAGAAACTCATCTTCCAACTTGACTTGCTGGTCCCTAGAGTACATTCTTATGTGTGTTTCAGTGTAATATTGAATGTGATGTCTTGTTACGAACTTTGAACTTTCAACTTGTTTGAATAAGTCCTCCTTTCAAAATGGTTTTCTTGAGTAAATCTTCTTAGCCCCCGAAAAAGCAGCTTCTACGAGTATTTCATTTGACAGACATTTTGCATATGAAACTGTGTTCCCAACGCATTCACTATTTCCGCCTAAAGAGGTCGTTTATTCTGATTTAGACCACTAGATAGCACAATTCATATatgatttttctgcaactttttTCGGTGGTTATCCTCGGCGGAATTCCATTCACACTCGGCTGTTAatagaacattttttaatatcggaagggggggcggaccctcccccataccacaAAGGTActaatcaaaaataaaagtgaaacgatcgggataatatgggattcaaatgaaaggtattgaagagtagagtacgaatttcatattaaacaagtaaaaaggcattaagttcggccgggccgaactttggatatccaccatctCGGGAGTATATGTAAACTCCCTTTTGCCACATaaattatgcacccaaattcggcacggccattgagtggtctactaaataaaagtcactgatgaattttgtatttcaaatttcaacaaaatcgggtaataatgaaagcttttatgagcttcagacccttaactggtgtatcggtctatatgatagctatatcttaatacagtccgatctttaccatatttgggtcggatggcgggtggcctaaaactactcactatttaaaatttcagtgaaatcgggtaaaaaataaagcttttatggccttcagaccctttatcgggagatcggtctatatggcagctatatctatatatggaccgatctaatccatatttcggtcagatgtcgggaggcttaaaataactcactgttgcaaatttcagcggaaagg from the Stomoxys calcitrans chromosome 1, idStoCalc2.1, whole genome shotgun sequence genome contains:
- the LOC106092845 gene encoding DNA-directed RNA polymerase II subunit RPB9; translated protein: MSLSFDAAASEGPGYVGIRFCQECNNMLYPKEDKEAKVLMYACRNCDYRQEADSNCIYVNKIMHEIDELTHICPDVISDPTLPRTEDHECPKCGHRESVFFQAQTRRAEEEMRLYYVCTNQNCTHRWTE